TAATTGAATTGATTTCCCATCAGTATCAGTTACTTTTCTACTATAAGAGAAAAGTTCAACTCCAAATTTTTTATAAGTTCCTATCCAAATTATTCCTGGATAAGTTCTAACTGCTTTTTTTACAAATTCACTTTGTAAATCTTGTGAAACAGCTTTTTTAAATGCTTCTGAATTTACTAGTAAATCTGCTGCTTTTAATCCTAAAACAATATTTTCTGTTTTATAGCCATTTTCTTCTGCTTTTTGAATTATGCTATCTAAGCTAGATAACTGATTAACTCCTGTATCAGTCCATTTTTTACCTGAAGCTAATGTAACTTTATTACCTAATTCATAATTAACTTCATACTCAATTTCTTTATCTCCAGACTTAACGATACCTGTTGTTAAAAATTGAGATACCATTAATTCAATTCTATTTTTTATATAATTTTCTTGATCTCCTAATATTTCTCCTATTCTTTTTCCAGTTTCTATTGCTGGATTAAATTCTTCAATACTTGCTCCTGCTGGTCTTTCAAATAAATCTTTTTCAGTCAATGAATATTCTGGACCAATTGAAGGAGCATTAATTACATTAGATTTTTTAGTTCTTGAATAAACTGGTCTTCCTGCTTCCATTGGTGTTAAAAATGGAGCTACTGCTTCTCCTGCTTTTGTATACTCTAATATAATTGTTGGTGTCAATGATTTAGAAGATTTTTCAAAGAAAAGACCTGTTAAAAAATCTCTTTTCACATCTAAATTTTGTCTAACTTTTTTTATTGTTACTGGTGTATATAATCCTGGCATTTTATTCCTCCCTTATTTTATAAATATTCCTATTTTTCTTAATGCAATAGTTAATTCTTCTTCTTTTCCATTAAACTTAACAAAGTTTTTTACAAGTCCACCTGTTAAGATAACCACTGTTTGTCCAGCATTTTCTGTTGCTTCATAAGCAACTCCATAAACATCAGAATAAGTTGTTCCATCATATTTCCCAAATTTTTTGCCTGTACTTAATGCAACAATATCTCCTGCTTCAACCTTTGTTTGAAGTGTCAGAGCATTTGTTTCAATTGGGAAATCTCCTTGAAATATTCTTTGGTCTGTACTTGTATAAATTTTATTTTTTGACATATTTTATCCTCCTATTTTTTATTGAAAGCTTGTATTGCAGCAGCACATATTTCATTAAAGACATCATCTTGTTCTTCTTCAGTTGAAGGTGTTATATTATTAATTCCACTTTCTTTTTGTTCATTTTTAATTTTTTCAATTTCTTCATATGCTTTATTAGCATTTGACATAAAGAAATCTGCCATGATATCTTTTGGGTCTTTAGGTTCTTCATATTTTGCTTTGTTTATAATTTCTTTTTGCTTTTCATTTATAACTGGAATTTTTTCTAATGCTTCTATTCTTTTTCTTTCTTCAAGAACAGCATTTTTAATTGTTTCTTTTTGACTTTCTTCTTGTTCACTAATAATTTGATTTTTAAAATCATTCATTAATTGTGGATGCTCATTCAATAATTCTTGTACACTTTTTGACATCTTTATTCCTCCTGTATTTTTCATATTTTCAATTTCTTTTAACTTTTCTTTTAACAAATCTTGATGAATAAAATTTTCAATATGTAGCTCATTTGAAATATTTTTAATATTTTCTAATGAATTATCATTTTCTACTATTTCATCAATAAACCCAGCTTCAAGAGCTTCATTAGCACGAAACCATTTTTCATTGTTCATTTTTTCAGCAATTTCTTCTCTACTTAATTTAGATTTTGTACAGTAAATGTCTAAAATAGATTCCTTAACTGTATCTAAAAGTTCAATTTGTTTTTGTAATTCTATTGAATTCCCATAGGCATAGGTTAAAGGATTATGTATCATAAACAATGCTCCTATTCCCATAACTATCTTAGATGCACATAAAATTAAAAAACTTGCAGCACTTGCAGCTAATCCATCTATATAGCCAGTTATTTGTATATTATTTACTTTTGCAAAATCTTTTAAAAGATTGTAAATAGCACTTGCTTCAAACACATCTCCACCAGGAGAATTTACTCTCAGATTTATTTGAGAAACATTCTTATAATTTTGTAATTCCTTTGCAAAATTAGCTGAACTAACTTCTCCATAATCTTCCCAAGCCCATTTTGTTATAGTTCCATATATTCTAATTTCAGCAGTATTTTCTGTTAGGTTCTTTATTTCAAAAAACTTATTTTTTTGTATTTTAGGCATTATTTTTCACCCCCTTTACGAATAGCTTTTAGGTCTTTTTCAAGAAGAGCAATTTCCTTTTCTTCTTCTGCCCTTTCTCTAAAGATTTCTTCATAATCATAACCTGATGTAGCAGCTATGATACTTCTACTTGTAGTAAAGTTTTCTAATTCTTTACCATTTGCATTAGCATCTTTTAATGGATCAAGAGATGATTTCCCAGCACCTACCCATATACAACGAGTAAAAGCATAACGAACTGACTCATCTTCAAAAAATCTTGGACAATCTATATCCCCATTTTTTATAAGTTCAAGTATAAATTCTTCATAAATTGGTTGACAGAATGTTCTTTCTAATATTTTTCTTGAAACTTGAAACCTTTGATGTGCTTCTTCAAGTGAAGCTTTTGCAGCACTATATGAATTTTTAAAGCTAGACATCAAAACTTCTTTACTAATCTCTAAGTTTGCTCCTATTTCTTCATATATTGCTTCAACAAATTCTTTAAAATTTTTATTGGGTCTACTTGTAGAAAATTCTTTTATTTTTTCCCCTGGTTTACCTACTACTAAAGTTCCATGATCTAAGGTTATTTGTTGTTCTTTTTGTTTTGGATTTTCTGGTGTATTTTCTTCATCAGTTGTTCCAAAACCTCCTGCAAATCCCTCTTCATCAGCACTTTCACTTTCAATAATAAGTCCTATCATTGCATTGATAACTGCTGCTGTTAATTCAGAGCTTTTATATTTTCCTAGCTGTTTAAGTGAAAAAATAATCGGACCTAAAATTGGAACTCCTCTTCTTTGTCCTATTCGTTCAGGTTCAAAAATATGTAAGATATTTTTTCTACCTAAACTGTTAAAAGCTGGATACCCTTTTACTTTGTAATTAAAGTTATCTCCTGGATGTGACGAAGCTACATAGTATTTTTTAAGCTCTCCTTGTTCATCATACTCAACTCCTGATTTTATATATTTATTAATAGTTCCTATCGGATTCACAATTCTATCTGCTTCAAGAAGTTGAATACAAAGCTCTATACTAACTCCTTTTCTGTGTTTTCTCATTGGAATTGCGAAAGCATCTCCATTCATTATCCAACTAAGTTGTAACAGTGATTGTAAATCATAAAAACTAAACATTCTACTTGCATCAGAATTAGGAGATAAAGCCCATGCATTAAACTTATTTTTTATAATTCTTTCTAGCTCTTTTGCTTTTTCTCTTTCTATTCCTAAATAGACATAATTAATTGTTGGTTTTGGCAATAAGCCACTTCCAACAGTTTTAGTTCTCATTTTTTTTAGTGCAGCTCCAGCAAGATCATTATTCATATATAAGTTTCTTGACTTTGCTCTTAAATCTTCAAGACTTAATAACAAATCTTCATCAGGACTATTAGCTCCAACATTCCAATTTTTAAGAACAGGATCATCTTTATTTGAATAACCTTTCTCAATTTTTATAAGGTTATCATATTTTCGCCTCTCTCTAATTCTTTCAGCACCAGCTTTAGGATTAAAGTACCCTATCGCCTTGTCAATTAAATTCATAAAAACCTCCTATCTAGGAATAATTTGAAAAGTTCTAGGACCACTATATCCTCTTTGTACTTTTGCTAATCTTTCAGACCATATTTTTATATTTCTAGCTATCTCTTGTGAATTTGCTCTTGTTAAAACTCTATTTCCAATTGTATAACTCTGACTTTTTGACACAGCCAAATCAGCTGCTAACCAAGCTTGTAAATGTTCTTTACATTGTTCTTCTGTAAATACCATTATTTAATCTCCTTTCTCATATATTTTTTATCATTTAAATCAATTGGGATGAGTTCTACTGCACCTGTTGCATAATTTCTCAAATCCAAAGGTTCATTTCTTCTTCCTTGAAGAATTTCCCAAGCTATTTTCATACCTCTTGGGGTTGATTTTTTTACTTTTACCTCAGCTGTTAGTCCTTTAAAATAATCTATTCCATATCCTTGTGTACTAGATTTTGGGAAATGGCATTTACCTGAACCATTTAAAATTGAAAGCCTTGAATATGTTAAATCTTTCAAAGCATTTACTCCTAGACTAAGTAAATTTATTGAAGGAGTACCTTTTTTAGTTGTTTTTCTAAAACCATTTAGAATATTAACTCCCCAACTTCCTTGTCCTTTAATTGCATAAATTCCTCTTTTCTCTTTTTTATGGACATATTTATATACACTTCCTGTATGATGTCCTCCTGAATCTATAAGAGTTGCTGCAATCATTAAAGACTTACCATTTTTATATTTAAATTTTTTTCTTAAAAAAGTATCTAATTTTAACCATACCTCTTCTTTTCCTGGATCACCTGGGAAATCTCTATAAATAATTCCATAACTTTCATAACCGTAACCCCAACCAACAACCTCAACTTCGAGTCTGTTATCTTGCACATCCACACCAGCAGTAAGAATAACAACATTGTCATGTAATTCTGCTCCATAATCTTCTCTTGTTTCATAGATTGCTTCATAATCCATAGCACTATCAAGATTTACAGTGAATGTCTTGCCTAACACAGTATTTATAAAAGTTTTATATTGAAAATCGTCATCTTTAACATTTAGATATTCAGCTATAATTTCTTTCCAGCTTACCCAAGGTGAAGCTAATGCATTTAGGTGAAAACTTCTATTTTCTTTTTCTTTTGGAAATTTAGCTATCCATTTTCCATTAGTTTGTGCATATTTTTTCCATTCACTTTCAGCTGCACTTTCTCCACAAAATTTACACTCAAATTCAGGCTCTATCAAATCTTGATATTTAAGTTGTTCAAATTCTAAGGCTTGATATTTTCCACAATATGGACAAGGTAAACTCCATTCTTCTTGTGAACCAGCTAAATACAATAATTGTATTTTAGAAGTTGCATCATCTGTGGGAGTAGAAACTCTTATTTTTTTGCTATTAAAATAATTATTTGTTCTTCTTTCAGCAAGTTTTACAGGGTCTCCCTCTTTTTTAGCTGATAAAGGAAATCTGTCAACTTCATCTAAAAGGGTAATTCTTATAGGTCTACTTGCTAATCCTGAAGGAGAATTTGCACCAACAAATCTTACATATCCCCCAGGAAACATTTTTCCTTGTACTGTCCCTGATTCTCTTTTATTAGCTTTTTTTATCAGTTTACTTAAAACTTTTGTATCTCTTAACATTGGTTCAACTCTCTCTTTTGAGAAAGCTTTTGCATCATCAACTGTTGGCTGCACAAAGAGGATAGGACATGGATCTAAGTGCATATATCTTCCTAAAATATTTAAAAGTAATTCTGTTTTTCCAACTTGTGCTGAACTCATGATACTAATTGACTTTGTTACTGTATCAGTAACACAATCAAATATTGCTTTCATATATGGTGTTCTTTCTGTTTCCCATTTTCCAGCTTCTGCTGCACTCTCTCTTGAAAGCACTCTGTATTTATCTGCCCATTCAGCAATCGTCAAATCTTCTGGTGGAGCTAAGGTATCTTTTACAATATTTTCAATCAATTTTATTGTATGTTTTCCCCGTATCTTCATCTTCTCCAAACTCACTTTCTTCATATTTGTAATCAACCAATTCTTCTAAAACATTAATAACAGCTTTTTTTAAAATATCTTCAATTTCAAGCTGATTATTTTTATTCAACAATTGAACTGAAATTTTACTAGGAATAGCCATTAATTTTGATTTAAAATTATAGTTCATGTTTGAAACTATACGAACAACATCACTTTCATGATGGTACTCTTTTTTCAAAATCTGTAATTTATATTCTTTTAAATCTTTATCAGCTCTTTTTAATTCTGATGCTTCATCTTTTCCTGAGTTCTTTTCAACAAATATTTCTATAACTTGGATCAAATCATATTTTCCAGGAGCAACTCTAGCTGCCTTAAAATAATCTCTAACTTTTCTTTCTGAAAATTGAAATAATTTTGCAATTCTATTTTCAGTTGCTAAAACCTGTTGCATTTTCCCTCCTCACGTATATGAAATATTTTTTGGCAAACTTGAAATTTTTTCTAAAATTGATGTTTTTTGAGCTCTTCGGACCCTCAACTCAGAAAATCGTCTGACAGTACCTTATTCTATAAGAACAAGTTGACCTGCCTTTTCTTTTTTCTTTGCTTCTTCTAGCTTCAGCTCATCAGTTATCTTATAGCCAAGTATGTCATTTATGACCTTGGTTGCAGCTACTGCTGCTACATATTGATACTGCTTAGTAACAGTCTTAGTTATCTCATGTCCATCAGGTGTTGAGGCATCTGTGTACTCTACAACATCAACTCCATTAATTCCTCTTTCTCTAATTGTTGCCAAAGCACTAAGATTAGCCATTACTCCATACCTTACATCAGTGAATAAATCTTCTCTTAGTTCTGTTAGCTTATTAGCAACTTTTGGATTCTTTTCAATATTTGCAACCTTAGTTTTTTCACTATATCCTGCTTTTGTTTTTGCTTCTTCTTTTCTAAATCCACACATTCTAAACATGACATATTTTGATTGCTTTTCTGTCAAGCCCTCAAAATTGCATATCCTTGCATTTTTTTCTTCTTGAATTTCTTCTCTAATTTTCTTGTATTTTTCTAAATATCTTCTAATCCAACTTGTAATTGTATTTAGATTATATTTAGTTCTTTTTTGGATTTCAGAATATAAATCTTTCTTCTTTGTACTAAACTTAGTTAATTCAAGTTCAATATAAATCTCCATTACAGTTAGTTGTTCTTTTGAAAATGTTTCTTTTTTCATGTTACATCACCAGCATAGAGTTCATTTTTAACTTCATTCCAACTATAAGTTTTCCCATTTCTTAAAAGTTTTATATCCTTTTTGCCCATTTCAGCATATCTTTTAACAATTACATCAGCATACTTTTCATCAAATTCCATTAAAAATGCTTTTCTTTTTAGTTGTTCAGCAGCTATTAGTGTGCTTCCAGAGCCACCAAATAAATCTAAAACATTCCAATTTTCTTTGCTTGAATTATGTATTAACTTTGATATAAGCCTGATTGGTTTCATTGTTGGATGAATATCATTTCTCAATGGCTTATTTTCTCTAATAATTGTTGTATACTCTTCTAAAATATTTTTTAAAGTTTCCTGTAATTCTTTCTTTGACATACTTTCAGTTTTTGAGTAAATTTCTTGAATTGTATCCTGAGTAAAATTTCTTATAAAAAAGTGTTTTACTCCTTCTTTCCAACCATAAAGGCAAGGCTCATGCTTCCAGTTATAATCTTGCCTAGAAAGTATAAATTGATTTTTAACCCATATTAGACATTGAGAAATTTTAAAACCAGCATCTGCTAATGCTCCACGAAATGCTTTTGTTTCAGAGTCTGCATGAAATATATAAAATCCTGCTCCTGCTCTCATCACTTCATAAGCATTTTTGTAAAAAGCTAATAAAAAGCTATAAAAGTTTTCACTATTCATATTGTCATTTTTTATTTTTTGTCCATTTGCTGCTTGATAATCAACATTGTATGGTGGGTCAGTTACTAATAAATCAATAACTTCATTGTTTACTAATTTTTTAACATCTTCCAATTTTGTAGAATCTCCACACATTAAACGATGATTTCCAAGTAGCCAAATATCTTGTTGTTTTGTAAAAGCTTCATCTTGAAGTTCAGGAACATCTATTTCATCAATTCCATTAATATCAAGTGCTTCTGCTGGTAATTGCTCCAATATTTCATCTAAATCAAAACCTGTTAATTTAAAATCTTCTCCTATTTTTGAAAGTTCATCAAATAGTTTTTGATAATCCCATTTACCAAGTTCTACTGCTCTTATTTCAGCTATTCTTATTGTTTGAACTTCATCTTCTGAAAGATTATTAATTCTAACACAGTTAATTTCTTTCATTCCTAGTTCTATTGCAGCTTTTACCTTTGCATAATCACTTACAACATAGTTATTTTCATCAATAATAACTGGAATAATGTTTCCAAATCTTTGAAGAATATTTTTATATATTTCTACTTGTTCAGTAGTAATAATTCTTGGATTATTGGCTACTTCTTTAAGTAGATTTAATTCTATTATTTCATTCATAGCTTTTCTCCTGGTTTCAATTTGTTTTTTGTTATTGCATAAAAAATATATAAATTTATTTTTCAGTTTCAGGATTGGGATGCTATCTATTGTTATAGAGTAAATACATATCTTTAAAAAATTATTGATTTTAAAAGGAAAATTATTTTTTGAGTGTTAAAAATGGCTTGTTTTTTCAGTCCATTTTTGACAAAGAAATGTTAAATGTTTTTTCGTGTTACATTTAACTTTGATATTTGCAAGAATTAGATTGTTGAAGAAGATCTCAAGTCTTTCAATGTTACCAAAAAAATCTCTCTTTGGAGAGGCTTGAGATTGTGAAGTGAGTAAGATTTCTCTTACTTTTTGTCTATAAACTTTGACTCGAGAATATGACCTCGTTGTCAAGTTGGTGATAATATCATCAATTATTTTTTCATCTAAAATCCATTCAAGATTATCCCTAACTAGTGAATTTAGTTCATTACATCTAAATCCTTTAAATTTTTTTTCAAGAATTTCTTTAGATAAATTTATTTCAGCTATTAAAATATCAGCTAAATTTTTTGAGATATTTTTATTAATACAGTTTGCAATAGACTGTATTGTAATATTTTTAATCTTATTCGTGTTGAAATTTTTTATAATAATTTTTTTAGTTAATCTATGCTCTAATCTTAAAATAGCACCTTTTACTTTTTGTAAATTATTTTTATTATTCTCATGCCCTTTACTATACAGGCGTATCTTCCAGCCTTGAAAAGGTTGAAAGATAAATCCAGTTGTATAAAACTGGTTATCAGATTTTGAAAAATTGTAATATTGGACTTTATCTAAATCTTTATATTTTCTAGTAAGTCCTTTATAAAACATTGCAATTATATTGTGGTATTTATAAAAATTTTTTACATTTTCTTGAATAGTAAATTCCAAGAAATCATAGTATAAATCATCAGAACTTATTTTATAATCAATTATTTGATTAATTAAATGTGTTAAATTTTCTTCTACTATTATTTTTTTAAATTCATCTGTTAGAGGAACGATATTATTCTCTTCAAAAAATCTTGGATATGAGAAGTCAATCCTAATAAGTGTACTGAAGTGTTTTTTCTCTAACTTAATCTTATTTATATTTTTCTTATTAATTTCATAATTAGTTGTTTCTTTTGAAAGGCTTTCTGAATACGAGTTTGGAAATAATTTTTCAAGTCTTTCTTTGACATATAGAATTTCTGTTTCTACTTCAGTATAAATGCCAGCTCTATCTAGTCCATACATTTTATAACTTCACTTTTGTAATTTTATTACAATGTGAACAATTTATTTCTAAACACTTTTCTTCAAAATAATAAGTAACTTGGTTTCTACTAGCAACTTTTATTCTTTTTTCAGTGTCTGAGTATAAATAATTTCCACAGCTGCAAAAACTACGC
This Fusobacterium animalis 7_1 DNA region includes the following protein-coding sequences:
- a CDS encoding major capsid protein, whose amino-acid sequence is MPGLYTPVTIKKVRQNLDVKRDFLTGLFFEKSSKSLTPTIILEYTKAGEAVAPFLTPMEAGRPVYSRTKKSNVINAPSIGPEYSLTEKDLFERPAGASIEEFNPAIETGKRIGEILGDQENYIKNRIELMVSQFLTTGIVKSGDKEIEYEVNYELGNKVTLASGKKWTDTGVNQLSSLDSIIQKAEENGYKTENIVLGLKAADLLVNSEAFKKAVSQDLQSEFVKKAVRTYPGIIWIGTYKKFGVELFSYSRKVTDTDGKSIQLMPTNMVIGGPAAGEVIYAPIVFMGNGFVHMTERYSNLDTTNPKAAKITTESRPVLQPCDVDAYFSYVVCDE
- a CDS encoding head maturation protease, ClpP-related; the encoded protein is MPKIQKNKFFEIKNLTENTAEIRIYGTITKWAWEDYGEVSSANFAKELQNYKNVSQINLRVNSPGGDVFEASAIYNLLKDFAKVNNIQITGYIDGLAASAASFLILCASKIVMGIGALFMIHNPLTYAYGNSIELQKQIELLDTVKESILDIYCTKSKLSREEIAEKMNNEKWFRANEALEAGFIDEIVENDNSLENIKNISNELHIENFIHQDLLKEKLKEIENMKNTGGIKMSKSVQELLNEHPQLMNDFKNQIISEQEESQKETIKNAVLEERKRIEALEKIPVINEKQKEIINKAKYEEPKDPKDIMADFFMSNANKAYEEIEKIKNEQKESGINNITPSTEEEQDDVFNEICAAAIQAFNKK
- a CDS encoding phage portal protein, which gives rise to MNLIDKAIGYFNPKAGAERIRERRKYDNLIKIEKGYSNKDDPVLKNWNVGANSPDEDLLLSLEDLRAKSRNLYMNNDLAGAALKKMRTKTVGSGLLPKPTINYVYLGIEREKAKELERIIKNKFNAWALSPNSDASRMFSFYDLQSLLQLSWIMNGDAFAIPMRKHRKGVSIELCIQLLEADRIVNPIGTINKYIKSGVEYDEQGELKKYYVASSHPGDNFNYKVKGYPAFNSLGRKNILHIFEPERIGQRRGVPILGPIIFSLKQLGKYKSSELTAAVINAMIGLIIESESADEEGFAGGFGTTDEENTPENPKQKEQQITLDHGTLVVGKPGEKIKEFSTSRPNKNFKEFVEAIYEEIGANLEISKEVLMSSFKNSYSAAKASLEEAHQRFQVSRKILERTFCQPIYEEFILELIKNGDIDCPRFFEDESVRYAFTRCIWVGAGKSSLDPLKDANANGKELENFTTSRSIIAATSGYDYEEIFRERAEEEKEIALLEKDLKAIRKGGEK
- a CDS encoding DUF6148 family protein, with translation MVFTEEQCKEHLQAWLAADLAVSKSQSYTIGNRVLTRANSQEIARNIKIWSERLAKVQRGYSGPRTFQIIPR
- a CDS encoding phage terminase large subunit family protein, producing the protein MKIRGKHTIKLIENIVKDTLAPPEDLTIAEWADKYRVLSRESAAEAGKWETERTPYMKAIFDCVTDTVTKSISIMSSAQVGKTELLLNILGRYMHLDPCPILFVQPTVDDAKAFSKERVEPMLRDTKVLSKLIKKANKRESGTVQGKMFPGGYVRFVGANSPSGLASRPIRITLLDEVDRFPLSAKKEGDPVKLAERRTNNYFNSKKIRVSTPTDDATSKIQLLYLAGSQEEWSLPCPYCGKYQALEFEQLKYQDLIEPEFECKFCGESAAESEWKKYAQTNGKWIAKFPKEKENRSFHLNALASPWVSWKEIIAEYLNVKDDDFQYKTFINTVLGKTFTVNLDSAMDYEAIYETREDYGAELHDNVVILTAGVDVQDNRLEVEVVGWGYGYESYGIIYRDFPGDPGKEEVWLKLDTFLRKKFKYKNGKSLMIAATLIDSGGHHTGSVYKYVHKKEKRGIYAIKGQGSWGVNILNGFRKTTKKGTPSINLLSLGVNALKDLTYSRLSILNGSGKCHFPKSSTQGYGIDYFKGLTAEVKVKKSTPRGMKIAWEILQGRRNEPLDLRNYATGAVELIPIDLNDKKYMRKEIK
- a CDS encoding DNA modification methylase encodes the protein MNEIIELNLLKEVANNPRIITTEQVEIYKNILQRFGNIIPVIIDENNYVVSDYAKVKAAIELGMKEINCVRINNLSEDEVQTIRIAEIRAVELGKWDYQKLFDELSKIGEDFKLTGFDLDEILEQLPAEALDINGIDEIDVPELQDEAFTKQQDIWLLGNHRLMCGDSTKLEDVKKLVNNEVIDLLVTDPPYNVDYQAANGQKIKNDNMNSENFYSFLLAFYKNAYEVMRAGAGFYIFHADSETKAFRGALADAGFKISQCLIWVKNQFILSRQDYNWKHEPCLYGWKEGVKHFFIRNFTQDTIQEIYSKTESMSKKELQETLKNILEEYTTIIRENKPLRNDIHPTMKPIRLISKLIHNSSKENWNVLDLFGGSGSTLIAAEQLKRKAFLMEFDEKYADVIVKRYAEMGKKDIKLLRNGKTYSWNEVKNELYAGDVT